Proteins encoded within one genomic window of Thioploca ingrica:
- a CDS encoding ADP-ribosylation/crystallin J1, which yields MDKNNLEPQPQTYYLSVYKVYHPHFKKLELYGGQYPGSLINSAAEHILKITELMNLGITTTICLIEESEQKCFYPYEEEVRKNQSTFKRWHYPIVDMSVPNKAFMQQILDTIDRLVIRHEKTYIHCWAGHGRTGTVIGCWLKRHGFDNKTVYQKLMQWRIQTLFGKISSPQVQEQFMMINHWKINE from the coding sequence ATGGATAAAAACAATTTAGAACCACAACCACAGACTTATTATCTGTCAGTTTATAAAGTTTATCATCCTCATTTCAAAAAGTTAGAATTATACGGCGGTCAGTATCCCGGTTCGTTAATCAATAGCGCTGCTGAACATATTCTTAAAATAACCGAATTAATGAATTTAGGTATAACCACAACGATTTGTTTAATAGAGGAATCTGAACAAAAATGTTTTTATCCTTATGAAGAGGAAGTCAGAAAGAATCAATCCACTTTCAAACGCTGGCACTATCCTATTGTTGATATGTCGGTACCCAATAAAGCCTTTATGCAACAAATTTTAGATACAATCGATAGATTAGTCATCCGGCATGAAAAAACTTATATTCATTGTTGGGCTGGGCATGGCAGAACCGGTACAGTTATTGGGTGTTGGCTAAAAAGACATGGTTTTGATAATAAAACAGTTTATCAAAAGTTAATGCAATGGCGAATACAAACATTATTTGGTAAAATTTCCTCTCCACAAGTTCAAGAACAATTTATGATGATTAATCACTGGAAAATCAATGAATAA
- a CDS encoding DNA polymerase III subunit delta, translating to MKLKSAQLGQHLQRYGLAPIYLLTGDEPLQLNECADTLRTFARQQGFSERIVLTVEVGFDWNNLIQYANNLSLFASKRLLEVHLNNKLPGNEGSQVLITYVNHLSPQNLLLIIAQKLDTNQQKTKWFTTVDNQGIIIPITTLEGSLLATWITQRLSQSSLQATVEAINIIAERCQGHLLAAAQEIEKLSLLYGASTIDTAQVLEVVADSARFELFAWIDTVLKGEVQQSIRQLAGLRGEGVEPVLITWILNREIRQLCQITYALRQDHLPQQQVFKTYQVWQSRQETVLKAISRYPQSRIWQQFLTKIVKIEQIVKGSAVGNPWDELQRLSLQIAGKNLFNLSP from the coding sequence ATGAAACTTAAATCAGCGCAATTAGGTCAACATCTGCAGCGTTACGGGTTAGCACCGATTTACTTGTTGACGGGAGATGAACCCCTCCAACTGAATGAATGCGCTGATACTTTAAGGACTTTCGCTCGTCAACAGGGTTTTAGCGAACGGATCGTTTTAACGGTCGAAGTGGGTTTTGATTGGAATAACTTAATTCAATACGCCAATAATCTATCTTTATTTGCGAGTAAACGCTTGCTAGAAGTTCACCTGAATAACAAATTACCGGGTAATGAAGGTAGTCAAGTATTGATAACTTACGTAAATCATCTGTCGCCTCAAAACTTATTACTTATCATCGCTCAGAAACTTGATACTAATCAACAAAAAACGAAATGGTTTACCACGGTAGATAACCAAGGTATCATCATACCCATTACGACCTTAGAAGGTTCACTATTAGCTACCTGGATAACGCAGCGGCTAAGTCAATCTAGCTTACAAGCCACTGTTGAGGCTATCAATATCATTGCCGAACGTTGTCAAGGACATTTACTCGCCGCTGCTCAAGAAATTGAAAAGTTATCCTTGTTGTATGGTGCGAGTACCATTGATACCGCCCAAGTGCTTGAAGTAGTAGCCGATAGCGCCCGTTTTGAACTATTCGCTTGGATTGATACCGTATTAAAAGGGGAAGTGCAGCAGAGTATTCGGCAATTAGCCGGCTTACGAGGCGAAGGTGTGGAACCCGTTTTGATCACCTGGATATTAAACCGAGAAATACGCCAATTATGTCAAATAACTTATGCTTTGCGACAGGATCACCTACCGCAACAACAAGTATTTAAAACTTATCAAGTATGGCAAAGTCGCCAAGAAACCGTTTTAAAAGCCATCAGCAGATATCCCCAATCGCGTATTTGGCAACAATTTTTAACAAAAATAGTGAAGATAGAACAAATAGTTAAAGGAAGTGCTGTCGGTAATCCGTGGGATGAGTTGCAGCGGCTGAGTTTACAAATTGCCGGAAAAAACCTGTTTAACTTATCTCCTTAG
- a CDS encoding putative spermidine synthase with an N-terminal membrane domain: MQQLQISNQIIRRLYFIFFALSGFSGLIYESIWTHYLKLFLGHAAYAQTLVLIIFMGGMALGAWAASRYSLQLRNLLLAYAIVEGIIGLLALGFHPLFIRAIDFAYLTVIPQLTSTTSVNLFKWSLAALLILPQSVLLGTTFPLMSAGIIRRFPTTPGHSLAILYFTNSLGAAIGVLVSGFFLIEAVGLPGTMLTAGLINLLIALLVWLFCHTDNLENLPNRLTLSDSAQLLSQRVFIALLLCAALTGTASFLYEIGWIRMLSLVLSSSTHAFELMLSAFILGLAIGGYWIRRRIDNLFDLIKTLGWIQVIMGILALSTLVSYGQSFEWMSYTITALTKTAQGYTLFNVSSHGIALIIMLPATICAGMTLPLLTYYLISKGYGEKSIGSIYAANTLGAIIGVIAGVQFIMPNWGVKNLITIGGGIDILLGLILLWYAGTNFSKIRWIATAGVSGIVLLASVVWWQLDPIKMASGVYYHGNIPHGRTILFHKDGKTASVDLIRTSDESTLTISTNGKPDASMGKDKPTGDEPTMVLLGALPWSIHNQAKTAAVIGFGSGLTTHTLLSIPAIERVDTIEIEPAMVEGAKGFGERNINVFSDPRSHIHIEDAKAYFTNYKEKYDLIISEPSNPWVSGVAGLFSQEFYQLIRNQLSEKGLFVQWFHIYQLNMELVASVIKAISSQFADYAIYFSSRGDILVVSSKEDKISEPTQQIFKIPQIAKELAYIGIENQPDLLLRRLGSKAVLDSLFNSYPIAANSDYFPILDLGAVRTHYLNTIATELVDLHLVTVPLMAILENKPIRTEPLILGENFYIQAAAEAKQALAIYHYFQGIKTGQLPPPTTMAGETLAVIRNVRSLHQQQCPPTHPDWFKFEMEESWLFYLRTLADKTLPYLSPQEMDVIWNDIESAPCFAQLPQTIQQWTNLYKAIGQRNFQQILQFANELLPKAGSITDSKENDYLLMVAMLAHIALQDYNSALALFGRYTQGTTLPVELRLLAAIALQNR; encoded by the coding sequence ATGCAACAACTACAAATTAGTAATCAGATCATTCGTCGGCTTTACTTTATCTTCTTTGCACTGTCTGGTTTCTCTGGCTTGATTTATGAGTCCATTTGGACACACTACCTCAAATTATTTTTAGGTCACGCCGCTTATGCACAAACGCTGGTACTCATTATTTTTATGGGTGGGATGGCATTGGGTGCTTGGGCAGCCAGTCGTTATAGTTTGCAACTACGCAATTTATTATTAGCCTATGCGATTGTTGAAGGAATTATTGGTTTATTAGCACTGGGTTTTCACCCGCTATTTATTCGAGCAATCGATTTTGCTTATTTAACCGTTATTCCGCAATTGACTTCAACGACTTCAGTTAATTTATTTAAATGGTCTTTGGCGGCTTTACTTATCTTACCGCAATCGGTTTTATTAGGTACCACCTTTCCTTTAATGAGTGCGGGTATTATCCGCCGATTTCCAACGACGCCAGGTCATTCTTTAGCTATTCTTTATTTTACCAATAGTTTAGGAGCAGCCATTGGCGTACTCGTTAGTGGCTTTTTCTTGATAGAAGCGGTTGGTCTTCCTGGTACTATGTTAACAGCCGGTTTAATCAATCTTTTAATCGCTTTATTAGTTTGGTTATTTTGTCATACTGATAACCTAGAAAACTTACCCAACCGACTTACCCTGAGTGACTCTGCACAGCTACTTTCCCAACGGGTATTCATCGCCTTGTTACTTTGTGCGGCATTGACCGGTACCGCCTCGTTTCTGTATGAAATTGGCTGGATTCGCATGTTAAGTTTGGTACTAAGCAGTTCTACTCATGCTTTTGAACTCATGCTCAGCGCGTTCATTTTAGGTTTAGCCATCGGTGGTTACTGGATTAGACGACGTATCGATAATCTATTCGATCTTATTAAAACGCTGGGTTGGATTCAAGTGATTATGGGTATATTAGCATTAAGTACCTTAGTTTCTTATGGGCAATCCTTTGAGTGGATGAGCTACACCATAACGGCATTAACTAAAACCGCTCAGGGTTATACCTTATTTAATGTGTCTAGTCACGGTATCGCCCTCATTATTATGTTACCAGCGACGATTTGTGCGGGGATGACACTACCGCTATTGACTTATTATTTAATTTCCAAAGGCTATGGTGAGAAGTCAATTGGCAGTATTTATGCCGCTAATACTTTGGGAGCGATTATCGGTGTTATCGCCGGTGTTCAATTTATCATGCCCAACTGGGGCGTTAAAAATCTTATTACTATCGGCGGTGGTATAGACATCCTCCTGGGCTTAATCCTCCTGTGGTATGCTGGAACCAATTTTAGCAAAATACGTTGGATAGCAACTGCCGGTGTAAGCGGTATCGTTTTGCTAGCTAGCGTAGTTTGGTGGCAACTCGATCCAATTAAAATGGCTTCTGGGGTTTATTATCATGGTAACATTCCTCATGGTCGAACAATCCTTTTTCATAAAGATGGTAAAACCGCCTCTGTTGATTTAATTCGTACTTCCGATGAGAGTACCTTAACTATTAGTACGAACGGTAAACCAGATGCTTCCATGGGTAAAGACAAACCAACCGGGGATGAACCAACCATGGTATTACTAGGCGCTTTACCGTGGTCTATCCATAATCAAGCTAAAACGGCTGCTGTGATTGGATTTGGCTCTGGATTAACAACACATACGCTATTATCTATTCCGGCAATCGAACGGGTTGATACCATTGAAATTGAACCCGCTATGGTGGAAGGTGCTAAAGGCTTTGGTGAACGGAATATCAACGTTTTCTCTGATCCGCGTAGCCACATTCACATTGAAGATGCTAAAGCTTATTTTACTAATTACAAAGAAAAGTATGATCTAATCATTTCTGAACCTTCCAATCCTTGGGTTAGTGGGGTAGCCGGCTTGTTTTCTCAGGAATTTTATCAATTGATTCGCAATCAATTGAGTGAAAAAGGTTTATTTGTACAATGGTTTCATATTTACCAACTCAATATGGAGTTAGTTGCTTCGGTCATCAAAGCAATATCGAGCCAATTTGCAGATTATGCGATTTATTTTTCCTCGCGAGGTGATATATTAGTCGTCTCCAGTAAAGAAGATAAAATCAGTGAACCGACTCAACAAATCTTTAAGATCCCGCAAATTGCCAAAGAATTGGCTTATATTGGTATAGAAAATCAACCAGACTTGTTATTGCGTCGTTTAGGCAGCAAAGCGGTACTTGATTCCCTATTTAATTCCTATCCCATTGCAGCTAATTCCGATTATTTTCCCATTCTCGATTTAGGCGCAGTTCGTACCCACTATTTGAACACTATTGCCACTGAACTAGTTGATTTACATCTGGTCACCGTTCCTTTAATGGCTATTCTAGAAAATAAGCCCATTCGGACTGAGCCACTTATCTTAGGTGAAAATTTTTACATACAAGCCGCTGCTGAAGCGAAACAAGCGCTGGCTATTTACCATTACTTTCAAGGTATAAAAACCGGTCAATTACCTCCTCCTACTACCATGGCAGGAGAAACACTGGCTGTTATTCGCAATGTAAGAAGCCTTCATCAACAACAATGTCCGCCTACTCACCCCGACTGGTTTAAGTTTGAAATGGAAGAAAGTTGGCTATTTTATTTACGTACTTTAGCTGATAAAACGCTCCCCTACTTATCACCTCAAGAAATGGATGTTATTTGGAACGATATTGAATCCGCTCCCTGTTTTGCTCAATTACCCCAAACCATTCAACAGTGGACTAACTTGTATAAAGCGATTGGTCAGCGTAATTTTCAACAAATCTTACAATTCGCCAATGAATTACTTCCCAAAGCGGGTTCTATCACCGATTCAAAAGAAAATGACTACTTATTGATGGTTGCTATGCTAGCCCATATTGCGTTACAAGATTATAACAGTGCTCTGGCGTTATTCGGACGTTATACTCAAGGTACTACTCTCCCCGTTGAATTACGGTTATTAGCCGCTATTGCCTTACAAAATCGTTAG
- a CDS encoding UbiA prenyltransferase family protein yields the protein MDPNPPDVPLCVDLDGTLVATDTLWESILLLLKQNILQLLLLPLWIIQGRAIFKHKIAQQVTLEVANLPYRENVLLFLQQEKKSGRSIILATAAHYSIAQAVFTHLKLFNEVIASDAHTNMKGITKRDALIQRFGNRGYDYMGDSTADLPIFQTARQPFLVAPTQQLLKQIQCPPQQILAVPTHHWQTLLKAIRPHQWVKNLLIFLPLLLAHQWFDVTKWINVFLAFITFSLAASSGYILNDLMDLAADRAHPTKKYRPFAAGLLSIPTGLILFVSLLGASLLMSLWWLSGYFTGLIGLYLILTISYSFYLKRKLIVDVLVLAGLYTHRILAGSVAVNALISSWFLAFAMFLFTSLAFLKRYVELLQLTDEKAIKHRGYEITDIEMVASMGPTSGYLAVLVFALYINSDKVSILYPSPFFLWLVCPLLLYWISRVWFLARRGKMLDDPVQYALTDITSWLIVVTIIILMLLAKFA from the coding sequence ATGGATCCCAACCCACCGGATGTGCCTTTATGCGTTGATTTAGATGGCACTTTAGTCGCTACTGATACGCTATGGGAAAGTATATTATTATTATTAAAGCAAAATATTTTGCAGTTATTGTTATTACCCCTGTGGATAATACAGGGACGAGCCATTTTTAAACATAAAATAGCTCAACAAGTTACGTTAGAAGTGGCCAATTTACCCTATCGTGAAAATGTTTTATTATTTTTACAACAAGAAAAAAAGAGCGGTCGATCGATTATTCTAGCCACAGCGGCACATTATAGCATCGCACAAGCGGTCTTCACCCATTTGAAATTATTTAATGAAGTCATCGCCAGTGACGCACACACCAATATGAAAGGGATAACCAAACGGGATGCTCTTATCCAACGCTTTGGTAATCGAGGTTATGATTATATGGGAGATTCGACCGCGGACTTACCTATTTTTCAAACGGCTCGTCAACCCTTTTTAGTGGCACCAACTCAACAGTTACTTAAACAAATTCAATGTCCTCCACAACAAATATTGGCTGTGCCTACTCACCATTGGCAAACGCTTTTAAAAGCTATACGACCACATCAATGGGTAAAAAATTTACTCATTTTTCTACCATTATTGCTTGCTCATCAATGGTTCGATGTTACTAAATGGATAAATGTATTTCTCGCTTTTATCACTTTTAGTTTAGCGGCTTCTTCGGGTTATATTTTAAATGATCTGATGGATTTAGCTGCTGATCGAGCCCATCCGACTAAAAAATATCGTCCCTTTGCGGCGGGGCTGTTATCTATACCAACCGGCTTAATCCTGTTCGTGAGTTTATTGGGAGCCAGTTTGTTGATGTCATTATGGTGGCTCTCTGGCTATTTCACCGGTCTAATTGGTTTATATCTTATATTAACAATAAGTTATTCATTCTACCTAAAGCGGAAATTGATAGTAGATGTATTGGTTTTAGCTGGTTTATATACTCATCGGATTTTAGCTGGCAGTGTGGCGGTGAATGCATTAATTTCTTCCTGGTTTTTGGCTTTCGCTATGTTCCTGTTTACGAGTTTAGCTTTCCTAAAACGCTATGTGGAATTGTTACAACTGACGGATGAAAAAGCCATTAAACATCGTGGCTATGAAATTACGGATATAGAAATGGTCGCCAGCATGGGACCAACCAGTGGTTACTTAGCGGTATTGGTTTTTGCTTTGTATATCAATAGTGATAAAGTGAGTATACTTTATCCCTCGCCCTTTTTTCTTTGGTTGGTTTGTCCGTTATTATTATATTGGATTAGTCGCGTTTGGTTTTTAGCAAGACGAGGGAAAATGCTTGATGATCCGGTACAATATGCCTTAACTGATATAACGAGTTGGCTTATTGTTGTCACTATCATTATTTTAATGTTATTAGCTAAGTTTGCTTAG